From the genome of Bacteroides sp. MSB163, one region includes:
- a CDS encoding sugar O-acetyltransferase, translating into MKTEMEKCLAGEWYDCHDPFFMDLKSKAHHLLMKYNSLPYEQKSEKYAVLKEMFGSIGTNVSVGHSFICDYGCNIHIGDNVTVNTGCTFVDCNKITIGNNVLVAPNVQIYTATHPVEFNERLVLTETPDGCKYVRRTFALPVMIEDGCWIGGGVIILPGVTIGQKSVIGAGSVVTKDIPANSLAVGNPGRVIRKINQM; encoded by the coding sequence ATGAAAACTGAAATGGAAAAATGTTTGGCTGGTGAATGGTATGATTGCCATGACCCTTTTTTTATGGATTTGAAAAGTAAAGCTCATCACTTGTTGATGAAATACAATTCTTTGCCGTATGAACAAAAGTCTGAAAAATATGCCGTACTAAAGGAAATGTTTGGAAGTATAGGCACAAATGTTTCTGTCGGTCATTCGTTTATATGTGATTATGGATGCAATATACATATCGGTGATAATGTCACCGTAAATACTGGCTGTACATTTGTCGATTGCAATAAGATTACCATAGGGAACAATGTGCTGGTAGCACCTAATGTACAAATCTATACGGCAACTCACCCGGTAGAGTTTAATGAACGGCTTGTATTGACAGAAACCCCGGATGGCTGTAAATATGTCCGTCGAACTTTTGCCCTCCCTGTCATGATAGAGGATGGCTGCTGGATTGGCGGTGGAGTAATTATTTTACCGGGTGTGACAATAGGGCAAAAAAGTGTGATTGGTGCAGGAAGTGTTGTAACCAAAGATATTCCGGCAAATAGCTTGGCGGTGGGAAATCCGGGTCGGGTGATACGGAAAATCAATCAAATGTAA
- a CDS encoding AraC family transcriptional regulator, producing MKRENLHQPFEISFSELDESLLKEHEHTFFELVYILSGTGIQWINNNMFPYHDGHLFMITPGDTHSFEIHTTTKFVDIKFNDIYIHSSVFGAENIQRLEFILQHANHQPGCILRNKVDKLLVKPMIEAIIREYINRNLYSKEIITQIINTIIIVVARNIAMFLPEQVDECSEDKSLDILQYIQANIYKTGKIRAKNISQHFGISENYLGRYIKKHTNETMQQYILNYKLKLVENRLLHSQMRICEIVEELGFTDESHLNKFFKKYRGCSPSNFRKNNLK from the coding sequence ATGAAAAGAGAAAACCTACATCAACCATTCGAAATTAGTTTTAGCGAGCTTGACGAATCCTTGCTAAAAGAACACGAACATACTTTTTTTGAATTAGTATATATTCTTTCAGGAACAGGCATCCAATGGATTAACAACAATATGTTTCCTTATCATGACGGACATTTGTTTATGATTACTCCCGGAGATACGCATTCTTTCGAAATCCATACAACAACTAAGTTTGTCGACATCAAGTTTAACGACATATATATACATTCTTCTGTTTTCGGTGCTGAAAATATCCAAAGGCTGGAGTTTATTCTTCAACATGCTAATCATCAACCCGGTTGTATACTAAGAAATAAAGTAGATAAGCTATTGGTGAAACCCATGATTGAAGCGATTATCAGGGAATATATTAACCGAAATTTATACAGCAAGGAGATTATAACACAAATAATTAATACGATTATTATTGTGGTAGCACGCAATATCGCAATGTTCTTACCTGAACAGGTGGATGAATGCTCTGAGGACAAATCGCTTGACATATTGCAGTATATTCAAGCAAACATCTATAAAACAGGTAAAATCAGAGCAAAAAATATTAGCCAACATTTTGGCATTTCGGAGAATTATTTAGGACGATATATCAAGAAACATACTAATGAAACTATGCAGCAATACATTTTAAACTACAAACTAAAGTTAGTAGAAAATAGATTATTACATAGTCAAATGAGAATTTGTGAAATCGTTGAAGAATTGGGATTTACCGATGAGAGCCATCTTAATAAGTTTTTCAAAAAGTATAGAGGATGCAGCCCCTCTAATTTCAGAAAGAACAATTTGAAGTAA
- a CDS encoding MATE family efflux transporter — MNYTYKQIWLINFPVMMSILMEQLINITDAIFLGHVGEVELGASALASVYYLAIYMLGFGFSLGLQVMIARRNGEQRYEETGRTFFQGLLFLSGLAMFLSLASYVLSPIILRYFIRSPEIYNAAVDYLTWRCFGLLFSFPFLAFRSFFVGITKTRVLLWAAIMAVLINIPCNYLFIFSFNLGISGAAMASSLAEVGSLLILVIYTFLKMDKESLGLKPVYDRKLLSSLFHLSVWSMMHAFISVAPWFLFFVAIERLGEKQLAVSNIIRSVSTVFFVIVNSFAATTASLVSNLIGAGEGRSMFRLCGKILRLGYVIGLPLIIIAMLFNKQIIGFYTDNAELIELAQYPFIVMLLNYTFALPGYVFMNAVTGTGNTRIAFIFQISTIVVYLAYLYLLSYCFTTTLPAYLTAEYLFVILLGLQSYAYLKINGVSKGMK; from the coding sequence ATGAATTATACGTATAAGCAAATATGGCTCATCAACTTTCCTGTGATGATGAGCATCCTGATGGAGCAATTAATCAATATTACTGATGCTATTTTTCTGGGACATGTAGGCGAAGTGGAGTTAGGTGCTTCTGCGCTTGCAAGTGTTTATTATCTGGCCATTTATATGCTTGGTTTTGGCTTTAGTTTGGGTTTGCAGGTTATGATTGCCCGCAGAAACGGGGAACAAAGATACGAAGAAACAGGCAGGACTTTCTTCCAGGGATTATTGTTCCTGAGTGGACTGGCTATGTTTTTAAGTCTTGCGTCCTATGTACTGTCACCTATTATTCTGAGATATTTCATCCGTTCACCGGAGATTTATAATGCTGCAGTTGATTATCTGACATGGAGATGTTTCGGTTTGCTATTTTCTTTTCCATTTCTGGCATTCCGCTCTTTCTTCGTGGGAATTACGAAAACGAGAGTTTTGTTGTGGGCGGCTATAATGGCGGTTCTTATCAATATCCCTTGTAATTACTTGTTTATTTTCAGTTTCAATCTGGGTATATCCGGGGCAGCAATGGCTTCTTCACTGGCTGAAGTCGGTTCTTTATTAATTCTGGTTATCTATACTTTTCTGAAAATGGATAAGGAGAGTTTAGGGTTAAAACCTGTTTATGATAGGAAATTACTAAGTTCACTTTTTCACTTATCCGTATGGAGTATGATGCATGCTTTCATTAGTGTTGCTCCGTGGTTTTTATTCTTCGTGGCTATCGAGCGATTGGGAGAAAAACAACTGGCAGTCTCGAATATTATTAGAAGTGTTTCTACCGTTTTCTTTGTAATAGTCAATTCGTTTGCGGCTACTACCGCTTCATTGGTTAGTAATCTGATAGGTGCGGGTGAGGGGAGAAGTATGTTCCGGCTTTGTGGTAAAATTCTCAGATTGGGATATGTAATCGGTCTTCCTCTGATAATTATTGCTATGCTATTTAATAAACAGATTATCGGATTTTATACGGATAATGCAGAATTAATCGAACTTGCTCAGTATCCGTTTATCGTGATGTTACTAAATTACACGTTTGCTTTGCCTGGTTATGTTTTTATGAATGCAGTAACAGGTACAGGTAATACCCGGATTGCATTTATCTTTCAGATTTCCACTATTGTCGTCTATCTGGCTTATTTGTATTTATTGAGTTATTGTTTCACAACGACTTTACCGGCTTATTTGACGGCTGAGTATTTGTTTGTGATTCTATTAGGTCTTCAATCTTACGCTTACCTGAAGATAAACGGTGTTAGTAAGGGAATGAAGTAA
- a CDS encoding IS3 family transposase: MSQRHSTRRKHGCIKFLCDYFGITRQGYYKHVNRHLEVDILTTSIVLYCKELLELMPKAGMRELYACCVSKFGPKMVIGRDRCYDIFRSNGLCQRTSRKRPKTTNSNHNYYIYPDLLNVAPKFVATRLGAMVVADITYVNTGQGWAYLSLLTDAASRAIVGYALYKTLETEGPLKALEMAISFYEKYHIDMSTLIHHSDRGVQYCSNKYVERLKEHQINISMTQCGDPLHNALAERMNNTIKNGWLFDCDDESFEQVSKRIEDAVYVYNHVRPHQGINMRTPMEVLRETVGFTA, from the coding sequence TTGTCACAGAGGCACTCAACCCGACGCAAACATGGTTGTATAAAGTTCCTCTGTGATTACTTCGGCATAACCCGACAAGGTTATTACAAGCATGTGAACCGGCATTTGGAGGTTGATATCCTTACCACAAGCATCGTGTTGTACTGCAAGGAACTGTTGGAACTCATGCCCAAAGCTGGTATGCGCGAGTTATACGCCTGCTGCGTGAGTAAGTTTGGACCAAAGATGGTTATCGGTCGTGATCGTTGTTATGACATTTTTCGCTCCAATGGTTTGTGTCAACGTACAAGTCGCAAGCGTCCTAAAACAACGAATTCGAACCATAATTACTATATCTACCCCGATCTGTTGAATGTTGCGCCCAAATTTGTCGCTACGCGATTGGGCGCTATGGTAGTGGCGGATATAACCTACGTAAACACCGGTCAGGGCTGGGCTTACCTCTCGTTGCTTACCGATGCGGCAAGTCGTGCCATCGTTGGATATGCGCTTTACAAAACTCTTGAGACGGAGGGGCCCTTGAAAGCTTTGGAGATGGCAATATCATTCTATGAGAAGTATCACATAGACATGAGCACTCTTATTCATCATTCTGACCGGGGTGTCCAATATTGCTCAAATAAATATGTAGAGAGGCTTAAAGAGCATCAAATCAACATCAGTATGACGCAGTGTGGTGATCCTTTGCATAATGCATTGGCTGAAAGAATGAACAACACCATTAAAAACGGTTGGCTATTCGACTGTGATGATGAGAGCTTCGAGCAAGTAAGCAAGCGCATTGAAGATGCTGTATATGTATATAATCATGTGCGGCCTCATCAAGGGATAAACATGAGGACACCTATGGAAGTGCTCAGAGAAACGGTAGGATTTACAGCATAA
- a CDS encoding transposase, producing MKYSKKKYNYYSDDERMSYIREYLSSPESKSQFCKRNGFCAKLLTYWLNKYQMEDKAMGISPKPVNSDAINSSISELQKELSLLRAENRKLHRALADESLRHEACEELINLAESTYHIKVRKNSDAK from the coding sequence ATGAAATATTCGAAAAAGAAGTACAACTATTACAGTGATGATGAACGAATGTCTTATATTCGTGAGTATTTATCAAGTCCCGAGAGCAAATCTCAGTTTTGTAAGCGTAACGGCTTTTGTGCCAAGCTTCTTACTTATTGGCTTAACAAGTATCAAATGGAAGACAAAGCTATGGGTATATCACCTAAACCGGTAAATAGCGATGCTATTAATTCTAGTATTTCTGAGCTCCAGAAAGAACTATCGCTATTGCGTGCTGAGAACCGTAAACTTCATCGGGCTCTTGCTGATGAGAGTTTACGTCATGAGGCGTGCGAAGAACTCATCAATCTTGCTGAATCCACGTATCATATCAAGGTACGAAAAAACTCCGATGCCAAGTAA
- a CDS encoding response regulator transcription factor — protein sequence MKSTEITREEMWAKQHLSANEIDYAIWEQDKVVLQQMSKISRSCSFVVDVYKYRYAFASSNFADILGYDSRKIATLEKQGDYLESRFHPDDFARLEQLQINLSKFIYSLPHEQRNDYCNIYSFRLMNTKQQYIRVISRQQVLEPSRNGKAWLILGNIEIAPNQTETDQVECTVLNLKNGEMFSPTLVSIPRIHLTQRELEILQLIQKGLLSKEIAHNLCISIHTVNIHRQNLLHKLGVQNSIEAINAGLKLGILS from the coding sequence ATGAAATCAACTGAAATCACAAGAGAAGAGATGTGGGCAAAGCAACATTTGTCTGCAAATGAAATCGACTATGCCATTTGGGAACAGGATAAAGTTGTGCTACAACAGATGTCCAAAATCAGCAGAAGTTGCTCATTTGTAGTTGACGTTTATAAATACAGATATGCTTTCGCATCTTCTAACTTTGCAGATATACTGGGATATGACAGCCGGAAAATAGCTACTCTGGAGAAGCAGGGAGATTATTTGGAATCACGATTTCATCCGGACGATTTCGCCCGACTGGAGCAATTGCAGATTAATCTCAGCAAGTTTATCTATAGCCTGCCTCACGAACAAAGAAATGATTATTGTAATATCTATAGTTTCCGGCTGATGAATACCAAACAACAGTACATACGGGTAATCAGCCGACAACAGGTTTTAGAACCAAGCCGCAACGGGAAAGCCTGGCTAATACTTGGAAATATAGAGATTGCACCTAATCAGACAGAAACTGATCAAGTGGAATGCACTGTGTTGAATCTCAAAAATGGAGAAATGTTCTCGCCTACTTTAGTATCTATTCCACGGATTCATCTGACACAGCGTGAACTGGAGATTTTACAGCTTATTCAAAAAGGATTATTAAGTAAAGAAATAGCTCACAATCTCTGCATCAGTATTCATACAGTCAATATTCACCGGCAAAACCTATTGCACAAATTAGGGGTACAGAATTCTATCGAAGCTATCAATGCAGGATTAAAGTTAGGAATACTAAGCTAA
- a CDS encoding ATP-binding protein, producing MTNTETIQSLIDSGEGYNVEFKVRVPSKVRELTEEICAFANADGGYLLIGVDDNGQIIGTGLENDKRSAIQGSISEISPALHCDMYAVNIEDETVWVIDVPSGKDKPYIFSGSIYVREGANSQKLRTAEEMRSFFQECNKIFFDHIPCHWFNIYTDADEQMIKDFRTEAKLSPSTPDKQIFENLELFTENGTAKNGAAMFFGKQPERKFPHAVTRCVLFKGTNKVYIIDDKTFGGSLYQQYLQAMSWLESKLQVAYKIEGAGPREEIWEIPLTVFKEAIINALSHRDYYEQGASIMIEMFDDRVEISNPGGLLPIVAKNFGHKSMTRNPLIFGLFTRMHLVERVASGIPRMQEAMREANLPEPEFHTEGMFTAVFKRQITNSANYDTVNGRVNDIVNDTINENEQAILNLLVNTPGLNASEISKYINKSLRTTMRYIKTLQDKDLIEFRGAPKIGGYYLTKI from the coding sequence ATGACAAATACAGAAACCATACAATCACTCATCGATAGCGGAGAAGGCTATAATGTAGAGTTCAAAGTTCGTGTTCCTTCAAAGGTTCGTGAACTAACAGAGGAAATTTGCGCTTTCGCTAATGCTGACGGAGGATATTTGCTTATCGGCGTAGATGATAACGGACAAATTATTGGTACAGGTTTGGAAAATGACAAACGTTCAGCCATTCAAGGCTCTATCAGTGAAATATCTCCGGCTCTCCATTGTGATATGTATGCGGTAAATATCGAGGATGAAACAGTTTGGGTAATTGATGTTCCGTCAGGGAAAGATAAACCTTATATATTTTCCGGTTCTATCTATGTCCGTGAGGGAGCAAACTCGCAGAAACTTCGCACAGCCGAAGAAATGCGCAGCTTCTTTCAGGAGTGTAACAAAATCTTTTTCGACCATATTCCCTGCCACTGGTTCAATATCTACACGGATGCAGACGAACAGATGATTAAGGATTTCCGAACAGAAGCCAAACTAAGTCCGTCCACACCCGACAAACAAATATTTGAGAACTTGGAATTGTTTACCGAGAATGGAACGGCAAAGAACGGTGCAGCGATGTTCTTCGGCAAGCAACCTGAACGAAAGTTTCCGCACGCTGTTACAAGATGTGTTCTTTTCAAGGGAACAAACAAAGTCTATATTATAGATGATAAAACTTTCGGAGGTTCATTGTACCAACAATATCTACAGGCTATGTCTTGGCTGGAAAGCAAACTGCAAGTAGCTTATAAAATAGAGGGAGCAGGACCAAGAGAGGAAATTTGGGAAATACCTTTGACCGTATTTAAAGAAGCCATTATAAACGCCCTGTCACATCGTGACTACTATGAACAAGGCGCAAGCATTATGATAGAAATGTTTGACGACCGGGTAGAGATTTCCAATCCCGGAGGACTTTTGCCTATTGTAGCTAAAAATTTCGGGCATAAAAGCATGACACGTAACCCACTAATATTCGGGTTATTTACCCGTATGCACTTGGTCGAAAGAGTTGCATCCGGTATTCCTCGTATGCAAGAAGCCATGAGGGAAGCGAATCTTCCCGAACCGGAATTTCACACAGAGGGGATGTTTACAGCAGTGTTCAAACGTCAAATCACCAACTCTGCCAACTATGACACAGTAAATGGCAGAGTAAATGACATAGTAAATGATACAATAAATGAGAATGAACAAGCTATTCTCAATCTGTTGGTAAATACTCCCGGTTTGAATGCTTCTGAAATCAGTAAGTATATCAACAAGAGCTTAAGAACGACTATGCGATATATCAAGACTTTACAAGATAAAGACTTGATTGAGTTTAGAGGCGCACCCAAAATAGGAGGGTATTATCTAACAAAAATATAA
- a CDS encoding HAD family hydrolase, with protein sequence MIKLVAFDLDGTIGDTIPMCLKALKKAVTPYVTLNDVSENDILETFGLNEKGMIKKLVSNNWKKALDDFYVIYEQMHIMCPRPFNGITELIEKLKKKSIPIALVTGKGEKSCAITLRQFNMDTCFDKVKTGNPFKNNKAENFRELLADYKLQPDEMIYIGDTVSDIVSCREVGIRCLSASWVTSCLDVQKLEAHNAGNVFNSIASLECYLICKIVQRSVKE encoded by the coding sequence ATGATTAAATTAGTAGCTTTTGATTTAGACGGTACAATTGGAGATACAATTCCCATGTGCCTCAAAGCCTTAAAAAAGGCAGTAACTCCCTATGTTACTCTTAATGATGTATCCGAGAATGATATTTTAGAAACTTTTGGACTAAATGAAAAAGGGATGATAAAAAAACTTGTTAGTAATAATTGGAAAAAAGCCTTGGATGACTTCTACGTGATATACGAACAAATGCATATAATGTGCCCTCGTCCTTTTAACGGTATAACAGAACTGATTGAGAAGTTAAAAAAGAAATCTATTCCTATTGCTTTGGTTACAGGAAAAGGAGAAAAGAGCTGTGCGATAACATTACGTCAATTTAATATGGACACGTGTTTTGATAAAGTAAAAACTGGAAATCCTTTCAAAAATAATAAAGCAGAGAATTTTAGGGAATTGCTTGCAGATTATAAGTTACAACCGGATGAAATGATATATATAGGTGATACAGTTTCAGATATTGTGTCTTGTAGGGAAGTTGGAATACGATGTTTATCTGCTTCATGGGTAACTTCTTGCTTAGATGTACAAAAATTAGAAGCTCACAATGCTGGGAATGTTTTTAATTCAATAGCTTCACTTGAATGCTATTTAATATGTAAAATAGTGCAACGTTCTGTAAAAGAATGA
- the thiL gene encoding thiamine-phosphate kinase — protein MRTEISSLGEFGLIRRLTDGIELKNESSRYGVGDDAAVLSYPTEKQVLITTDLLMEGVHFDLIYVPLKHLGYKAAVVNFSDIYAMNGTPKQITVSLALSKRFSVEDMEELYAGIRLACEEYDVDIIGGDTSSSLTGLAISITCIGEADKDKVVYRNGAKETDLICVTGDLGAAYMGLQLLEREKVALKGKADMQPDFSGKEYLLERQLKPEARRDIIEKLAEEGIQPTSMMDISDGLSSELLHICTQSKVGCRIYEEHIPIDYQTAVMAEEFNMNLTTCALNGGEDYELLFTVPIADHEKISEMEGVKLIGHITKPELGCALITRDGQEFELKAQGWNPLKEETTESEGEKAGE, from the coding sequence ATGAGAACAGAAATATCAAGCCTCGGTGAGTTCGGCCTCATCCGCCGCCTTACCGACGGTATTGAACTGAAGAATGAATCCAGTCGGTACGGTGTAGGCGATGATGCAGCCGTACTCTCCTATCCTACCGAAAAGCAAGTCTTGATTACCACTGACTTGCTAATGGAAGGTGTGCATTTCGATTTAATTTATGTCCCGCTGAAGCACTTAGGCTATAAAGCGGCTGTCGTAAACTTCTCCGATATCTACGCCATGAATGGTACGCCCAAGCAGATCACCGTTTCTCTGGCTCTCTCCAAGCGCTTCTCCGTGGAAGATATGGAAGAATTGTATGCGGGTATCCGTCTGGCGTGCGAGGAATATGATGTGGATATCATAGGAGGCGACACCTCTTCTTCTCTTACGGGACTGGCAATCAGTATCACTTGTATAGGTGAGGCAGACAAAGATAAGGTTGTCTACCGAAATGGCGCGAAAGAAACAGATTTGATTTGCGTAACCGGTGATCTGGGTGCCGCATATATGGGTTTACAATTATTGGAACGCGAAAAAGTGGCTTTGAAAGGTAAGGCTGATATGCAACCAGATTTCTCCGGAAAGGAATATCTGCTGGAACGCCAATTAAAACCGGAAGCTCGCCGCGACATCATCGAGAAACTGGCGGAAGAAGGTATCCAACCCACTTCTATGATGGATATTTCAGATGGTTTATCTTCTGAATTGTTGCATATCTGCACGCAAAGTAAAGTAGGCTGCCGCATTTATGAGGAACATATCCCCATTGACTATCAGACTGCCGTCATGGCTGAAGAGTTCAATATGAATCTGACAACATGCGCTCTTAATGGTGGCGAAGACTACGAACTGCTTTTCACCGTTCCCATTGCCGATCACGAGAAGATTTCTGAAATGGAGGGAGTGAAGTTAATAGGACACATCACTAAACCGGAATTAGGTTGTGCACTGATCACCCGCGATGGTCAAGAGTTTGAACTGAAAGCCCAAGGATGGAATCCACTAAAAGAAGAAACTACCGAAAGTGAAGGCGAAAAAGCTGGCGAATAA
- a CDS encoding HelD family protein, protein MTFNQTEKQEKKYLQRIIGIINDTIHNTDTSVKEHVETLQEYKDYIWSNKDIDPHEIRSMRESILNHFALGESVIDKRRRLGKILDIPYFGRIDFEEKKNGSSVLPIYIGIHTFYDSQSKTNLIYDWRAPISGMFYDYELGKAVYTSPTGEINGDISLKRQYRIRKGKMEYMIESSLTVHDEILQKELSSNADDKMKNIVTTIQREQNRIIRNEEAHVLIIQGVAGSGKTSIALHRIAYLLYTLKGNISSKDILIISPNKVFGDYISNVLPELGEESVPETSMEQILSGVLENKYKYQNFFEQVTELLEKTSSNFIERIKYKSSFEFISQLDKFILYMENNYFKAAEVKLTRHITIPAEYIEEQFRRFNRYPMRQRSEAMTDYILEMMKVQYYFTVTTSEKNLLKKEIKKMFAGNNDLQIYKEFFVWVGKPELFKLRKNRMLEYADLAPLAYLHLALDGNITSPGVKHLLIDEMQDYSPIQYKVIQKLYPCRKTILGDASQSVNPYGSSTADMIRKAFTIGEIMKLCKSYRSTFEITDFSQRIQTNHELEPIIRHGEPPAILRFEDIKQEILGIFSIISSFKKSGYTSLGIVCKTETQARELSESLRVHTGDIHFLSNQSSAFMKGIIITSSHMAKGLEFDEVIVPYVNDKNYNSAIDKSMLYVAVTRAMHRLTLTYNGRPSEFIPASIR, encoded by the coding sequence ATGACATTCAATCAAACAGAAAAGCAGGAAAAAAAGTACTTGCAACGGATCATCGGCATCATTAACGATACGATTCATAACACCGATACATCAGTCAAAGAACATGTAGAAACCTTACAGGAATACAAAGATTATATCTGGTCAAACAAAGATATCGATCCACATGAAATCCGATCTATGCGCGAAAGCATCCTCAATCATTTCGCACTGGGTGAAAGCGTAATTGACAAACGCAGGCGGTTGGGCAAAATACTGGATATTCCTTATTTCGGACGGATAGACTTCGAGGAAAAGAAAAACGGCAGTAGCGTTTTACCTATTTATATAGGCATACATACGTTCTATGATTCACAAAGTAAGACAAATCTGATATACGATTGGCGGGCTCCCATTTCCGGTATGTTCTACGATTACGAACTGGGGAAAGCGGTTTACACCTCCCCTACCGGTGAAATCAACGGAGATATTTCACTTAAACGCCAATACCGCATCCGTAAAGGAAAAATGGAATATATGATAGAAAGCTCGCTGACTGTACATGATGAAATACTTCAGAAGGAACTCAGCAGTAATGCCGATGATAAAATGAAGAATATTGTCACCACTATCCAGCGGGAACAGAACCGGATCATTCGCAATGAAGAAGCTCACGTGCTCATTATCCAGGGAGTTGCCGGATCGGGCAAGACATCCATTGCCTTACACCGCATCGCCTACCTGCTCTATACGTTGAAAGGAAATATTTCCTCAAAAGATATACTTATTATTTCACCCAATAAAGTTTTCGGTGATTATATCTCGAACGTACTTCCCGAGCTTGGCGAAGAAAGTGTGCCCGAAACCAGTATGGAGCAGATTCTTTCGGGAGTTCTTGAAAACAAATACAAATACCAGAACTTCTTTGAACAGGTAACGGAATTACTCGAAAAAACGTCCTCGAACTTCATTGAACGAATCAAATACAAATCTTCCTTTGAGTTTATTTCACAGCTCGATAAGTTTATCCTCTATATGGAAAACAACTACTTCAAAGCTGCAGAAGTAAAACTCACCAGGCACATCACAATTCCCGCCGAATATATTGAAGAGCAATTCAGGCGCTTCAACCGTTACCCCATGCGCCAGCGTTCTGAAGCTATGACGGATTATATCCTGGAAATGATGAAGGTGCAATACTACTTTACAGTTACCACTTCAGAGAAAAATCTGTTGAAGAAAGAAATAAAGAAGATGTTTGCAGGTAACAACGATCTTCAGATTTATAAAGAGTTTTTCGTATGGGTAGGTAAACCCGAACTATTCAAATTACGCAAGAACCGGATGTTGGAATACGCAGACCTGGCACCTTTGGCATACCTGCATCTGGCTTTAGACGGAAATATTACTTCGCCCGGTGTCAAACATCTTTTGATAGACGAAATGCAGGATTATTCTCCTATCCAGTACAAAGTAATTCAGAAACTTTACCCCTGCCGGAAGACCATTCTCGGAGATGCATCACAATCTGTCAACCCTTACGGTTCGTCAACAGCCGATATGATTCGGAAAGCATTCACTATAGGCGAAATAATGAAACTATGCAAAAGTTACCGCTCTACGTTTGAAATCACGGATTTCTCGCAAAGGATTCAGACTAATCATGAATTAGAACCTATCATACGTCATGGTGAACCTCCTGCAATCCTACGGTTTGAAGATATAAAACAGGAAATACTGGGTATTTTCAGTATAATTTCTTCTTTTAAAAAATCCGGTTATACGTCACTCGGGATAGTATGCAAAACCGAAACACAAGCAAGAGAACTGTCAGAAAGCCTCAGGGTGCATACCGGTGATATCCATTTCCTGTCCAATCAAAGCTCTGCTTTTATGAAAGGGATTATCATTACCTCATCTCACATGGCAAAAGGATTGGAGTTTGACGAAGTAATCGTTCCCTATGTCAACGACAAGAATTACAACTCAGCCATTGACAAAAGTATGCTCTATGTAGCTGTAACAAGGGCTATGCATAGACTAACACTAACCTACAACGGACGACCAAGTGAATTTATTCCTGCCTCCATCAGATAA